A DNA window from Micromonospora inyonensis contains the following coding sequences:
- a CDS encoding phage tail sheath family protein — translation MPTYLSPGVYVEEVQSGSRPIEGVGTAVTAFLGFAEKGSFHTPTLVTNWSQYVQLFGGMVEGAYLAHAVYGYFANGGGVCYVVRIGDPSAGGKSGGRGAQKSLPAGESSALGTFRVAALPAAGGEVTVEVADVEGEGASEDRFRLIVHSDGKPVEEYDGSFRRSKTSVVNQVRERSKLITMEEATPSNSLARPANQTVTLAPPAAPADALPATLSADEFVGDVDSRTGLAGLEAIDEITMVAAPDLIGAYQQGVVDLEAVKAAQLALISHCEQMGDRMVLLDPPPELTAQQVRGWRQDGAGYDSRYAALYYPWVKVFDPSTGRAVFMPPSGHLAGLWSRNDTERGVHKAPANEVVRGVVDLQNNVTKGEQDLLNPIGVNCIRAFPGRGVRVWGARTLSSDPAWRYINVRRLFNYVEESILLGTQWVVFEPNDQRLWGTIRRNVAAFLTEEWRRGALFGATAAEAFYVKCDHETNPPEVIDRGQVVCEIGICPVKPAEFVVFRLAQFSDSTSLVSD, via the coding sequence ATGCCGACGTACCTGTCCCCAGGCGTGTACGTGGAGGAGGTGCAGAGCGGTTCGCGTCCCATCGAGGGCGTTGGCACCGCAGTCACTGCCTTCCTGGGATTCGCCGAGAAGGGGTCCTTCCACACGCCGACCCTGGTCACCAACTGGAGCCAGTACGTCCAGCTCTTCGGGGGGATGGTCGAGGGCGCCTACCTGGCGCACGCGGTGTACGGGTACTTCGCCAACGGCGGCGGCGTCTGCTACGTCGTCCGGATCGGCGATCCGTCGGCCGGCGGCAAGAGCGGCGGCCGGGGCGCGCAGAAGTCGCTGCCGGCCGGTGAGTCGTCGGCGCTCGGCACGTTCCGGGTGGCCGCCCTGCCGGCCGCCGGTGGCGAGGTCACCGTGGAGGTCGCCGACGTCGAGGGCGAGGGGGCCAGCGAGGACCGGTTCCGGCTGATCGTCCACTCCGACGGCAAGCCGGTCGAGGAGTACGACGGTTCCTTCCGGCGCAGCAAGACCTCCGTGGTCAACCAGGTCCGCGAGCGGTCCAAGCTGATCACCATGGAGGAGGCCACCCCGTCCAACTCCCTGGCCCGGCCGGCCAACCAGACGGTCACCCTGGCCCCGCCCGCAGCACCCGCCGACGCCCTGCCGGCGACCCTGTCGGCCGATGAGTTCGTCGGGGACGTCGACTCCCGCACCGGCCTGGCCGGGCTGGAGGCCATCGACGAGATCACCATGGTCGCCGCGCCGGACCTGATAGGGGCGTACCAGCAGGGGGTCGTCGACCTGGAGGCGGTCAAGGCCGCCCAGCTCGCCCTGATCTCGCACTGCGAGCAGATGGGTGACCGGATGGTCCTGCTCGACCCGCCGCCGGAGCTGACCGCCCAGCAGGTGCGCGGCTGGCGGCAGGACGGGGCCGGGTACGACTCCCGGTACGCGGCCCTCTACTACCCCTGGGTGAAGGTCTTCGACCCGAGCACCGGACGGGCGGTGTTCATGCCGCCCAGCGGCCACCTGGCCGGCCTCTGGTCCCGCAACGACACCGAGCGGGGGGTGCACAAGGCGCCCGCCAACGAGGTGGTCCGGGGCGTCGTCGACCTGCAGAACAACGTCACCAAGGGTGAGCAGGACCTGCTGAACCCGATCGGAGTCAACTGCATCCGGGCCTTTCCTGGGCGCGGCGTCCGGGTCTGGGGCGCGCGGACCCTCTCCTCGGACCCGGCCTGGCGCTACATCAACGTCCGGCGGCTGTTCAACTACGTCGAGGAGTCCATCCTGCTCGGCACGCAGTGGGTCGTGTTCGAGCCGAACGACCAGCGCCTGTGGGGCACCATCCGGCGCAACGTCGCCGCCTTCCTCACCGAGGAGTGGCGGCGGGGCGCCCTGTTCGGGGCGACTGCGGCCGAGGCATTCTACGTCAAGTGCGACCACGAGACCAACCCCCCGGAGGTGATCGACCGGGGTCAGGTGGTGTGCGAGATCGGCATCTGCCCGGTCAAGCCCGCCGAGTTCGTCGTCTTCCGCCTGGCGCAGTTCTCCGACAGCACCAGCCTGGTCAGCGACTGA
- a CDS encoding DUF4157 domain-containing protein: MRHHRSDLTSSPQERQAPRPGPAAGRRADAVVPGRAGPGRSPREVIALQRTVGNRAAAGMVEQDRHEHADCGHPPAEQVQRSVASVLGSRGRPLDDATRGDMEARLGSDFSDVRIHDDSAARASAAGIGARAYTSGNHVVLGDGGTDRHTLAHELTHVIQQRLGPVAGTDNGAGLRISDPGDRFERDAEANAARALTTDPAPQMAQDTIELPPLTLPGAQTPVQRTPKADVGGTATSNSRSEPYPGDGGRSTRSSTRKKNQPDRPEANLNSLRLSFTSEYEGPATQRLDEKQDIGFYQVATLHAPENLPRSVTALYDFRQQVKDSFVYYERVEDDGDFEKREQRPSAWVQDGPYQPEYDDAPEAISVGSNSIEFNDHPGWSGRVAMTPGSWLARYSVSFRWKVKRRDARGGTWTSPAVTHTFTSPFAPNNPVASAPVTATPAGNTAWDVTLT; the protein is encoded by the coding sequence GTGCGTCATCACCGGTCCGACCTGACATCGAGTCCCCAGGAGCGCCAGGCGCCCCGGCCGGGCCCGGCCGCCGGCCGAAGGGCCGACGCCGTCGTACCGGGGCGGGCCGGTCCCGGGCGCAGCCCGCGGGAGGTCATCGCCCTACAGCGGACGGTGGGCAACCGCGCGGCGGCGGGGATGGTCGAGCAGGACCGGCACGAGCACGCGGACTGCGGACACCCGCCGGCCGAGCAGGTGCAGCGGTCGGTCGCCTCGGTGCTCGGCTCCCGCGGGCGGCCGTTGGACGACGCGACCCGGGGCGACATGGAGGCCCGGCTGGGGTCGGACTTCTCCGACGTGCGGATCCACGACGACTCGGCGGCCCGGGCGTCGGCGGCCGGGATCGGGGCGCGGGCGTACACCTCCGGCAATCACGTGGTCCTCGGTGACGGGGGCACGGACCGGCACACCCTGGCGCACGAGCTGACCCATGTGATCCAGCAGCGGTTGGGGCCGGTGGCCGGCACCGACAACGGGGCCGGGCTGCGGATCAGCGACCCGGGTGACCGGTTCGAGCGGGACGCCGAGGCGAACGCCGCTCGCGCCCTCACCACCGACCCCGCACCGCAGATGGCACAGGACACCATCGAGTTGCCCCCGCTGACGCTGCCGGGGGCGCAGACCCCGGTGCAGCGGACGCCGAAGGCGGATGTGGGGGGCACGGCGACGTCGAACAGTCGCAGCGAGCCGTACCCGGGCGACGGGGGTCGTAGCACCCGTTCCAGCACGAGGAAAAAGAACCAGCCGGACCGGCCGGAGGCGAACCTCAACAGCCTACGGCTGAGCTTCACCTCCGAGTACGAGGGTCCGGCCACGCAGCGACTGGACGAGAAGCAGGACATCGGCTTCTACCAGGTCGCCACCCTGCACGCGCCGGAGAACCTGCCCCGTAGCGTGACTGCGTTATACGACTTCAGGCAGCAGGTCAAGGACAGCTTCGTCTACTACGAGCGCGTGGAGGACGACGGGGACTTCGAGAAGAGGGAGCAGCGCCCCAGCGCCTGGGTGCAGGACGGTCCCTACCAACCGGAGTACGACGATGCCCCGGAGGCGATCTCCGTCGGGAGCAACAGCATCGAGTTCAACGACCACCCGGGATGGTCGGGCCGGGTGGCCATGACTCCCGGCTCCTGGCTCGCCAGGTACTCGGTCAGCTTCAGGTGGAAGGTCAAGCGCCGGGACGCCAGGGGCGGCACCTGGACCAGCCCGGCGGTCACCCACACCTTCACCTCCCCTTTCGCCCCCAACAACCCGGTGGCGTCCGCACCGGTCACGGCGACTCCCGCCGGGAACACCGCCTGGGACGTCACGCTCACCTAG
- a CDS encoding ATP-binding protein — protein MTAVREDARTAPEPERTEPPGTTYLRARLFLVEQRVRRAVATARAADPAPDDPLRGLHVSDEDAWRLVDDPVPPAPDEIAAEAVATADRWADRARSAGGRVPLRELAEDFALTPLDVELLLIALLPDLDQRYERLYGYINDDVTRRRATTGLALGLCGVSPVTGAARTHLAGAGPLVAGGLLLVEEDDRPFLTRSLRVPDRVTGHLLGQDGGDGRADGLVRRVPRPADRQPVTDGLAAALRAGDRLVYLREEPGGAADELASAALLAAGWSVLALDLDALCVDATPEEALAVVVRETRLRRAGLVVGPVDTLDPAAGPAHARLLRRLTALPVPVLLTGRLRWDPYWADRSPLLVTAAPAGAAERIRLWRDALAGRSVRLAADVDPERELSAYVLAPDQVRRAAVAAAQQAVLDGSDRVTTRHVRAGVRSQNAAALAKLARRVEPAVGWDDLVLPAPARDQLTELALRIRHRDQVLSGWRLRPGGGRGRGVTALFAGDSGTGKTMSAEVVAADLGLDLYVVDLSTVVDKYVGQTEKNLERIFTEAAGVNGVLLFDEADAIFGKRSEASDAHDRYANLESAYLLQRMESFDGVAVLTTNLRANLDEAFLRRIDVVVDFPIPDVAQRRALWDRCLGVELPRADDVDLDHCARAFELSGGGIRSCAVSAGYLAAAAGTPVTMAMVMTAAQREYRKLGRLLLPAATPNGARPRRA, from the coding sequence GTGACCGCCGTACGCGAAGACGCCCGGACGGCCCCGGAACCCGAGCGGACCGAACCGCCGGGCACGACGTACCTGCGGGCCCGGCTGTTCCTGGTGGAGCAGCGGGTCCGGCGGGCCGTCGCCACCGCGCGCGCCGCGGACCCGGCCCCGGACGACCCGCTGCGTGGGCTGCACGTCTCCGACGAGGACGCCTGGCGGCTCGTGGACGACCCGGTGCCACCCGCCCCGGACGAGATCGCGGCCGAGGCGGTGGCGACCGCCGACCGGTGGGCCGACCGGGCCCGGTCGGCGGGTGGCCGGGTGCCGCTGCGCGAGTTGGCCGAGGACTTCGCACTGACGCCGTTGGACGTCGAACTCCTGCTGATCGCGCTCCTGCCCGACCTCGACCAGCGGTACGAGCGGCTCTACGGGTACATCAACGACGACGTGACCCGGCGGCGGGCGACGACCGGGCTGGCCCTGGGGCTGTGCGGGGTCTCCCCGGTCACCGGGGCGGCTCGGACCCACCTGGCCGGCGCCGGCCCGCTGGTGGCCGGCGGCCTGCTCCTCGTCGAGGAGGACGACCGCCCCTTCCTGACCCGGAGCCTGCGGGTGCCGGACCGGGTCACCGGCCACCTCCTCGGGCAGGACGGCGGCGACGGGCGTGCCGACGGCCTGGTCCGCCGGGTGCCCCGGCCGGCGGATCGGCAGCCGGTTACCGACGGGCTGGCGGCGGCGCTGCGCGCCGGTGACCGGCTGGTCTACCTGCGCGAGGAGCCCGGCGGGGCGGCCGACGAGCTGGCCTCCGCCGCCCTCCTCGCGGCCGGCTGGTCGGTCCTGGCCCTCGACCTGGACGCGCTGTGCGTCGATGCGACGCCGGAGGAGGCCCTCGCCGTCGTGGTGCGGGAGACCCGGCTGCGCCGGGCGGGCCTGGTCGTCGGCCCGGTCGACACCCTGGATCCGGCGGCCGGCCCGGCCCACGCCCGGCTGCTGCGCCGGCTCACCGCCCTGCCGGTGCCGGTGCTGCTCACCGGCCGGCTGCGCTGGGACCCGTACTGGGCCGACCGGTCCCCGCTGCTGGTGACCGCCGCCCCAGCCGGGGCGGCGGAGCGGATCCGGCTGTGGCGCGACGCCCTGGCGGGACGCTCGGTGAGGCTGGCGGCCGACGTCGACCCGGAGCGGGAGCTGTCCGCGTACGTGCTGGCGCCCGACCAGGTGCGGCGGGCGGCGGTCGCCGCGGCCCAGCAGGCCGTCCTCGACGGTTCCGACCGGGTCACCACCCGGCACGTCCGGGCGGGGGTGCGCTCGCAGAACGCGGCGGCGCTGGCGAAGCTGGCCCGGCGGGTGGAGCCCGCCGTCGGCTGGGACGACCTGGTCCTCCCGGCCCCGGCCCGGGACCAGCTCACCGAGCTGGCGTTGCGGATACGCCACCGGGACCAGGTGTTGAGCGGGTGGCGGCTGCGCCCCGGCGGGGGGCGTGGGCGCGGGGTGACCGCCCTGTTCGCCGGGGACTCCGGCACCGGCAAGACCATGTCCGCCGAGGTGGTCGCCGCCGACCTGGGCCTCGACCTGTACGTGGTGGACCTCTCCACGGTGGTCGACAAGTACGTCGGCCAGACCGAGAAGAACCTGGAACGGATTTTCACCGAGGCGGCCGGGGTCAACGGGGTGCTGCTGTTCGACGAGGCCGACGCCATCTTCGGCAAGCGCTCCGAGGCCAGCGACGCCCACGATCGGTACGCCAACCTGGAGAGCGCGTACCTGTTGCAGCGGATGGAGTCGTTCGACGGGGTGGCGGTGCTCACCACGAATCTGCGGGCCAACCTGGACGAGGCGTTCCTGCGCCGGATCGACGTCGTCGTGGACTTCCCGATCCCGGACGTGGCACAGCGGCGGGCATTGTGGGACCGCTGCCTCGGCGTCGAGCTGCCCCGCGCCGACGACGTCGACCTGGACCACTGCGCCCGCGCGTTCGAGTTGAGCGGGGGCGGTATCCGGTCCTGCGCGGTCAGCGCCGGCTACCTGGCCGCCGCAGCCGGGACGCCGGTGACCATGGCGATGGTCATGACGGCTGCCCAGCGCGAGTACCGCAAGCTGGGCCGCCTGCTCCTGCCGGCGGCCACGCCGAACGGCGCCCGGCCCCGCCGAGCCTGA
- a CDS encoding DUF4255 domain-containing protein: MINEVDEALHALLTEELLAGTDVQLSFDAPTREWEVRRNAPTVNLFLYDVREEMAHRREGRIEECDADGVVVAEHRPPRYFALSYLVTAWTAQPQDEHRLLSVLLAGLVTHDVLPPGRLVGGLADLGLTVPMSIAVPPRRDRGLADIWSALGGSLKPSLDLVVTTPIAASTAFAAQPVTDGLRLRAGARADSAPDDHRSGPGRTARPRARRPGDAAAEQPPAGTETRRLRHPDPAPGETSTPIGVRRARGAAAERQRRQGTGGPIRDGRR; encoded by the coding sequence ATGATCAACGAGGTGGACGAGGCGCTGCACGCGCTGCTGACCGAGGAGCTGCTCGCCGGCACCGACGTGCAGTTGTCCTTCGACGCGCCGACCCGGGAGTGGGAGGTCCGGCGCAACGCCCCGACGGTAAACCTGTTCCTCTACGACGTGCGGGAGGAGATGGCCCACCGCCGGGAGGGCCGGATCGAGGAGTGCGACGCGGACGGCGTGGTCGTCGCCGAGCACCGGCCGCCCCGGTACTTCGCCCTGTCGTACCTGGTGACCGCGTGGACCGCCCAGCCGCAGGACGAGCACCGGCTGCTCTCCGTGCTGCTGGCCGGGCTGGTCACCCACGACGTGCTGCCCCCGGGCCGGTTGGTCGGCGGCCTCGCCGACCTGGGGCTGACCGTGCCGATGAGCATCGCGGTGCCGCCGAGGCGGGACCGGGGGCTGGCCGACATCTGGTCCGCCCTCGGCGGCTCGCTGAAGCCGTCGCTGGACCTGGTGGTGACCACGCCGATCGCGGCGTCCACGGCCTTCGCGGCCCAGCCGGTCACCGACGGGCTCCGGCTGCGCGCCGGCGCCCGGGCCGACTCCGCCCCGGACGACCACCGGTCCGGCCCCGGACGGACCGCCCGCCCCCGCGCCCGCCGCCCGGGCGACGCAGCGGCGGAGCAGCCGCCTGCCGGGACGGAGACCCGGCGGCTGCGCCACCCGGACCCCGCCCCCGGGGAGACCTCCACCCCGATCGGGGTACGCCGGGCGCGGGGCGCCGCCGCTGAGCGGCAGCGACGCCAGGGCACCGGCGGGCCGATCCGGGACGGCCGCCGGTGA
- a CDS encoding DUF11 domain-containing protein: MRPFRRSPLVAVVTVVSALLGAWALAVSPGRVSYAEPADPPPVTDLRVAFLGTGHRSIGLIEGSGATATAVPLFGGGPAHFDDEASAGGDVVGWVSRRESELAQLWMRRGAGKPVRLTDDPVQVAGSPSVSPDGSRIAFELTREGVGSWRDIFVIGTDGTGLRQITDGTGDNRRPSWSPDGSALAFEGRDDAGVPQVRRVPADGGPVTALTARPEGAGEPAWDPDPTHDRIAYTAAPQRPDERQIHLMNSAGGDDRPLLNALWESRRPNWSPDGTTLAFLSRTTGTDGARGAVDLVYTEVPRDDLCPCEAVLRLAEDRLVGDPAWYVPPGGGPPRLLVSRTTAPDRYTVTLQDIRPDATDPRDLGLTVLREDPGAATDPDRLWRPVDGDPWTARPDYSPDGRRIVVNRFETVAGRRVSRLWVVDADGGNPRPLPLAGRADSDLETDPVWSPDGTRVAYALAGPGGPSRVVVADVDTGERLLTVPPGAGADRSDSQPAWSPDGSALALIRGQPEGAAADSHVWTVDAWDGTGQRDLTAAGCPGCTGADYGPSFSPDGTRIAFGRGADGLVVTDTAGGDCQVLAPQTPATDCAGPLTAPPDGPHRPRDVAWSPEGHRLALNSRRYTDPASPEYVKTYDFDTGVLDGLTWELPGRHRKPTWQRSVDLATTVLEPPAPVRVGERTTLTLTVTDRGPTPATNVRLDLRAPDGVEVTALEPEAGSCQVDPPGCDLGTVGLGNTVRVRVELTGVTAGTYPLAWSVGGWTADARPSDNEASVPVTVNPVPVPTTTLPATPTPAPTSPAPTVLEITVTVNPTPGYVGGLVTVTYTVGNTGGQGVTGVQITPVLPPRVPVRIRPAGCAATYCPVPDLAPGARRTLTFVLAPTAATATTVRGAVAGDGGLADTAQAPFRVVQPRIVAVPDIGPPGFVTSIRGTDFPPDVPVRLAWDVGLTVAANPAVPAADGTFATQLLVVPRDQLGPRKVLATGPGFGTVRTDFRVVMPAQQPPGLLGRGW; encoded by the coding sequence TTGCGTCCCTTCCGAAGGTCCCCCCTCGTCGCCGTCGTCACCGTGGTCTCCGCGTTGCTGGGCGCATGGGCGCTGGCCGTCTCGCCCGGCCGGGTGTCGTACGCCGAGCCGGCCGACCCGCCGCCGGTCACCGACCTGCGGGTCGCCTTCCTGGGCACCGGGCACCGGAGCATCGGCCTGATCGAGGGCTCCGGGGCGACGGCGACCGCCGTGCCGCTGTTCGGCGGCGGGCCGGCGCACTTCGACGACGAGGCGTCCGCCGGTGGGGACGTGGTCGGCTGGGTCAGCCGGCGGGAGTCGGAGCTGGCCCAACTGTGGATGCGGCGCGGTGCGGGGAAGCCGGTCCGGCTGACCGACGACCCGGTGCAGGTGGCCGGTTCGCCCTCGGTGTCTCCGGACGGCAGCCGGATCGCCTTCGAGCTGACCCGGGAGGGTGTCGGTAGCTGGCGCGACATCTTCGTGATCGGCACCGACGGCACCGGCCTGCGCCAAATCACCGACGGCACCGGCGACAACCGGCGGCCCTCGTGGTCGCCGGACGGCTCCGCCCTGGCGTTCGAGGGCCGCGACGACGCGGGCGTGCCGCAGGTCCGGCGCGTGCCGGCCGACGGTGGGCCGGTCACCGCCCTGACCGCCCGGCCGGAGGGGGCCGGGGAGCCCGCCTGGGACCCGGACCCGACGCATGACCGGATCGCGTACACGGCCGCGCCGCAGCGCCCGGACGAGCGGCAGATCCACCTGATGAACAGCGCCGGGGGCGACGACCGGCCGCTGCTCAACGCGCTCTGGGAAAGCCGCCGGCCGAACTGGTCGCCGGACGGGACCACGCTTGCGTTCCTCAGCCGGACCACCGGCACCGACGGCGCCCGGGGCGCGGTCGACCTGGTCTACACCGAGGTGCCGCGCGACGACTTGTGCCCCTGCGAAGCGGTGCTCCGCCTCGCCGAGGACCGCCTCGTCGGCGACCCCGCCTGGTACGTCCCGCCGGGCGGCGGCCCGCCCCGCCTGCTGGTCAGCCGGACCACCGCGCCGGATCGGTACACGGTGACGTTGCAGGACATCCGCCCCGACGCCACCGACCCCCGGGACCTCGGACTGACCGTCCTGCGGGAGGATCCGGGCGCGGCGACCGACCCGGACCGGCTCTGGCGGCCCGTCGACGGCGACCCCTGGACCGCCCGCCCCGACTACTCCCCGGACGGCCGGCGGATCGTGGTGAACCGGTTCGAGACTGTGGCCGGCCGCCGGGTCTCCCGCCTCTGGGTGGTCGACGCCGACGGCGGCAACCCCCGGCCGCTTCCCCTCGCCGGCCGCGCGGACTCGGACCTGGAGACCGACCCGGTCTGGTCCCCGGACGGCACCCGGGTCGCGTACGCCCTGGCTGGCCCAGGCGGGCCGAGCCGGGTGGTGGTGGCCGACGTGGACACCGGGGAGCGCCTGCTCACGGTGCCGCCGGGGGCCGGCGCGGACCGGTCTGACAGCCAGCCCGCGTGGTCGCCGGACGGGTCCGCGCTGGCGCTGATCCGGGGGCAGCCGGAGGGGGCGGCGGCGGACAGCCACGTGTGGACGGTCGACGCTTGGGACGGCACCGGGCAGCGGGACCTGACCGCTGCGGGCTGCCCGGGGTGCACCGGGGCGGACTACGGCCCGAGCTTCTCCCCCGACGGCACCCGGATCGCCTTCGGGCGGGGCGCCGACGGGCTGGTCGTCACCGACACCGCCGGCGGCGACTGCCAGGTGCTGGCGCCGCAGACCCCGGCGACGGACTGCGCCGGCCCGCTGACCGCCCCGCCGGACGGCCCGCACCGGCCCCGGGATGTGGCCTGGTCGCCGGAGGGGCACCGACTCGCCCTGAACTCCCGCCGGTACACCGACCCGGCCAGCCCCGAGTACGTCAAGACGTACGACTTCGACACCGGCGTGCTGGACGGGCTAACCTGGGAGCTGCCCGGCCGGCACCGGAAGCCGACCTGGCAGCGGTCGGTGGACCTGGCCACGACGGTCCTGGAGCCGCCGGCGCCGGTGCGGGTCGGCGAGCGGACCACCCTGACCCTGACGGTCACCGACCGGGGGCCGACCCCGGCCACGAACGTCCGCCTCGACCTGCGGGCACCGGACGGCGTCGAGGTCACCGCCCTGGAGCCGGAGGCGGGTTCCTGCCAGGTCGACCCGCCCGGCTGCGACCTGGGCACCGTCGGGTTGGGCAACACCGTCCGCGTGCGCGTCGAGCTGACCGGGGTGACCGCCGGAACGTACCCGCTGGCCTGGTCGGTCGGGGGTTGGACGGCCGACGCCCGGCCCTCGGACAACGAGGCGTCGGTGCCGGTGACCGTCAACCCGGTTCCCGTGCCGACGACCACCCTGCCAGCGACCCCGACGCCGGCACCGACCAGCCCGGCCCCGACCGTCCTGGAGATCACGGTGACGGTCAACCCCACCCCCGGGTACGTGGGCGGGCTGGTCACGGTCACCTACACCGTCGGCAACACCGGCGGCCAGGGCGTGACCGGGGTCCAGATCACCCCCGTGCTGCCGCCCCGGGTGCCGGTCCGTATCCGCCCGGCGGGCTGCGCCGCGACCTACTGCCCGGTCCCCGACCTGGCCCCGGGCGCCCGCCGGACGCTGACCTTCGTGCTGGCCCCGACTGCGGCGACGGCGACGACGGTCCGTGGCGCGGTGGCCGGCGACGGCGGGCTGGCCGACACCGCCCAGGCGCCGTTCCGGGTGGTGCAGCCCCGGATCGTGGCCGTCCCGGACATCGGGCCGCCGGGCTTCGTCACCTCGATCCGGGGCACCGACTTCCCGCCCGACGTGCCGGTGCGGCTGGCCTGGGACGTCGGCCTCACCGTGGCGGCGAACCCGGCCGTGCCGGCGGCCGACGGCACGTTCGCGACCCAGCTCCTGGTGGTGCCGCGCGACCAGCTCGGCCCCCGGAAGGTCCTGGCCACCGGCCCGGGGTTCGGCACGGTCCGCACCGACTTCCGGGTGGTCATGCCCGCCCAACAGCCGCCCGGCCTGCTCGGTCGTGGCTGGTGA
- a CDS encoding helix-turn-helix transcriptional regulator: protein MQRVPIYVHTTDPISWTGVTGQLTGRPEVRVLAEAEAAEAAVTLVVVDSLTPQRVQTLRRLRREQTRLVLVPSTIDDGQLSAAVECGVVGVVRRGEASGTRLVEVILSAARGEGSVPADLLGRLLNQMRRLQREVLDPRGLTLGGLSAREVDVLRLVADGFETREIATKLSYSERTVKNVVHGITTRLHLRNRAHAVAYALRNDLI, encoded by the coding sequence ATGCAGCGGGTACCGATCTACGTGCACACGACGGATCCGATCTCGTGGACAGGCGTGACGGGCCAGCTCACGGGCCGCCCGGAGGTCCGGGTCCTGGCCGAGGCGGAGGCCGCCGAGGCGGCGGTGACCCTGGTCGTCGTGGACAGCCTGACGCCGCAGAGGGTGCAGACCCTGCGGCGGCTGCGCCGGGAGCAGACCCGGCTAGTCCTGGTGCCGTCCACCATCGACGACGGCCAACTGTCGGCCGCCGTCGAGTGTGGGGTGGTGGGGGTGGTACGCCGGGGCGAGGCGTCCGGCACCCGCCTGGTCGAGGTGATCCTCTCGGCGGCCCGGGGCGAGGGGAGCGTCCCGGCCGACCTGCTCGGCCGGCTGCTGAACCAGATGCGCCGGCTCCAGCGGGAGGTGCTCGACCCTCGGGGGCTAACCCTGGGCGGGCTGAGCGCCCGCGAGGTCGACGTCCTGCGGCTGGTCGCCGACGGGTTCGAGACGAGGGAGATCGCCACCAAGCTGTCCTACTCGGAGCGGACCGTGAAGAACGTCGTGCACGGCATCACCACCCGGCTGCACCTGCGCAACCGGGCCCACGCGGTGGCGTACGCGCTGCGAAACGACCTGATCTGA
- a CDS encoding transposase family protein, which translates to MIAYRAMVDVPRELVRYLGRLLAAERRAKGTRRGTRALTCFYQALLVLVWFRKAEDVTLLGAGFGISRATAYRYRDEGIAVLAAQAQDLHAALRRVADDGWSHVILDGKLFDCDRLTETTLSVKGETIDAWYSGKHRDFGANIQAIIRPDGLPIWTSAAMPGHLHDTSCARELGVTATLPGRRRGFHPPSPTDPDVSLSA; encoded by the coding sequence GTGATCGCATATCGTGCCATGGTCGACGTCCCGAGGGAACTCGTGCGGTACCTCGGCCGGCTGCTTGCCGCGGAACGCCGAGCCAAGGGGACACGGCGCGGCACCCGCGCGTTGACCTGCTTCTACCAGGCGCTGCTGGTGCTGGTCTGGTTCCGCAAGGCCGAGGACGTGACCCTGCTCGGCGCCGGGTTCGGCATCTCCCGAGCGACCGCGTACCGCTACCGCGACGAGGGCATCGCCGTGCTCGCCGCGCAGGCGCAGGATCTGCACGCCGCGCTGCGTCGAGTCGCCGACGACGGCTGGTCCCACGTGATCCTCGACGGCAAGCTGTTCGACTGCGACCGGCTCACCGAGACCACCCTGTCCGTGAAGGGCGAGACCATCGACGCCTGGTACTCCGGAAAGCACCGAGACTTCGGCGCGAACATCCAAGCGATCATCCGCCCGGACGGGCTGCCGATCTGGACATCGGCGGCGATGCCCGGGCACCTGCACGACACCAGCTGCGCCCGCGAACTCGGGGTGACCGCCACACTGCCGGGTAGACGGCGGGGATTTCACCCGCCGTCCCCCACAGATCCGGACGTAAGCCTCTCGGCTTAG